ACGGTGATCCTAGTACGATATGGCATACAATGTATTCAGTAACGGTTGCCAAATATCCGCACTGGGTGGATCTTGATGCAGGTGAAGTAAAAGAAATCAAAGGCTTTACCTATCTGCCGCGTCAGAATGGAAATAATGGTAATATCAAGGATTACTCTATTCAAGTCAGCATGGATGGTAAAGAATGGGGTGATCCGGTCAAGAAAGGTACTTTTGCTAATAACTCAAAGGAAAAGAGGGTGATGTTCGACAAACCGGTAAAGGCACGTTATATTCGCTTTACTGCTTTGAGTTCGCAGAACGGACAAGACTTTGCGTCCGGTGCAGAAGTGACTATCCTGGCTAACTAAAATAAAACTATTCAGGCACAGATTACACGGACTTCACAGTTTTAGTCAATCAAAGAACTGTGAAATTTGTGTAATCCGTGTCTGATAACTAATAATGATTGGTGGTTATTACAATTCCCTTCCCGCTTTCTCGAAATCAGCCTTCGACTTACTTTGCGTTACAATATATACACCGAGAAATACGAGCGCAATGGCAAGTCCTTTCTGCCAGCCGAAACTTCCGATTCCCATAATAATGGCAGCAATCGTAGCCACAATCGGCTGCATATAATTATACATACTGACAACGGTAGGACGAAGCAGTTTTTGTGCCGTCATAATGCAGAGATAGGCTAGGAAACTTCCCCCTAGTACTACATAGAGCACTTGTATGATAGCAACGGTGGAAATAGAGGTCCACTGAATCGTTGAAATGTCATAATAGGAGAAAGGTATATAACATATCGAGGCGTAAACGAACATCCATTTATTGATTGTTACCGCTGAATACTGCTGAGATAGTCCTTTGAATACCGTCAGATAGATAGAGAAACTGATTTGTGCTACCAGACAGAGCAAGTCGCCGATAAGGTTTCTGTTACCGCCACTTGCAGCCTGACTACTTAAAATAAGGATAAGTGCCCCCATAGCACCTACAAAAATCCCCAATACCTTCTTGTTTGTAATCGGTTCTTTCAGATAAATGGCAGCCACAATCATGGTTACTATCGGCAAAGTAGTAGTTACGATAGAGGCGTCGATAGGCGAAGTCATGGAAAGTCCGAAAATAAAGATCCCCTGATTAAATACTAAGGCAAACAGAGAGGCAAAGAAAATCTTTAGCATATCCCTGTGGTTGACGTGCTCTTGTTTACAGAATATAGATAACATCCAGAAAGCAGCCGCAGCTCCTATCATACGGAATGTAGTGACGGAAAGAGCGGAAAACTCTTGCAGAGCCGATTTACCAATAGGAGCCATTAAGCCCCACATAACGTTTGCTGTCAACGCAAACAGATGACCGTGTAGATTCTTACTTTTGTCCATGCTGATAATAGTGATCTAATATAATCTTATAAGAATAACATCTAATTAGAAAAAACGGTTGGCAAAGGTAACTTTTTTATTCTTGTATTTTCTCAATCCGGTAAATAAACTGACATACTTTGAGAAAAAATGGCAAGGGGAATAATTCTTCCCTGCACAGACAAAGACTTAATCATAATAAGCATTTGATAAATGATAAAGAAAGGTGTTGTGGCAGACATTGCGATACTATGTAATCATCTTCCCGGCGGACTACTGCCAGACCGCGTCCTCGTCCACACCGGAGATAGAAATGAAGTAGTCTCATTTCTGTTGAAACAGAGAAAGGAGAAGACGATAAAACAAAATGTCCCGTTTGTGCATGAAAACGGGACATTTTATTTATATTTGCCTTGATTAAACTTGAATATTATGGAACAACAAGCCAATTATATCCGTCGTATCGAAATCCACGGACTATGGGGACGTTTTAATATAAGCTGGGATTTACGTCCCGACGTAAATATCCTTTCCGGCATTAACGGAGTGGGGAAGACAACGATTCTCAATCGTTCCGTCGGCTATCTTGAAGACCTTTCCGGCGAGATGAAAAGCGACGAAAAAAACGGCGTGCGTCTTTTCTTCGACAATCCCGAGGCCACCTATATACCGTATGATGTGATTCGCAGTTACGACCGCCCCCTGATTATGGGCGACTTTACAGCCCGTATGGCAGATAAGAATGTGAAGTCCGAACTGGACTGGCAGCTCTACCTTCTCCAACGCCGTTATCTTGATTATCAGGTCAACATAGGCAATAAAATGATAGAAATGCTTTCGAGCAACGATGAAGAAGAACGGCGAAAAGCCGCGACCCTGTCGATTGCCAAACGTCGTTTTCAGGATATGATTGACGAACTGTTCAGCTATACCCGTAAGAAGATAGACCGTAAACGGAACGACATTGCTTTCTATCAGGATGGCGAACTGCTGTTTCCCTATAAACTGTCTTCCGGTGAAAAGCAGATGTTAGTAATTCTGTTGACGGTACTCGTGCAGGACAACAGCCATTGTGTGCTGTTTATGGATGAACCGGAGGCTTCCCTTCATATCGAATGGCAGCAGAGATTAATTTCAATGATACGGGAACTGAATCCGAATGTGCAGATTATCCTGACTACCCATTCGCCTGCCGTCATTATGGAAGGTTGGCTGGACGCCGTGACGGAAGTGAGCGATATATCCACCTCGTTGGAACATACGTTTGAAAAAGGATGTTCCCAAACGAAACCATAATTTGTACAATTAGTAACTATCAACATGGCAACTTCACTAAGAGATAACCTGACCTCTTCTTACTTCAACGCTGCCCATAAACTCTACTCGAAGAAGGCGCGCCGGCGTATCATTGCTTATGTAGAAAGCTATGATGATGTCGCATTCTGGCGTACGTTGCTCGAAGAATTTGAAGATGACGAACATTATTTCCAGGTGATGCTTCCTTCCGCCACCTCCCTGGCAAAAGGGAAGAAGATGGTGTTGATGAATACGCTGAATACAAAGGAACTGGGAAGAAGCCTGATTGCCTGTGTCGACAGTGACTATGATTTTCTGTTGCAAGGAGCTACCAATACCTCCCGTAAGATTAACCGGAACAAATATATTTTCCAGACCTACACTTACGCCATTGAAAACTACCATTGTTTTGCTGAAAGTCTTCATGAAGTGTGTGTGCAGGCTACGTTGAACGACCGTTTTATTCTCGATTTCGATGCTTACCTGAAACGTTACTCGGAAATCGTATATCCGCTTTTCCTGTGGAATATCTGGTTCTACCGCCAGCGTGATACTTATACCTTTCCGATGTATGACTTCCATACATATACGGCTTTGAAAGAGATAAGTTTGAGGCATCCCGAACACAGTCTGGAAGCTTTACAACACCGTGTCAATCAGAAACTTTCGGAATTGAAAAAACGTTTTCCCCGTATTGTCAATCAGGTGAACAACTTACGTGATGAATTGAAGGAACTGGGATTAATGCCCGAAACGACTTATTTATATATGCAGGGACATCACGTAATGGACAATGTCGTGATGAAACTCCTGATTCCGGTCTGTACTGCTCTGAGGCGTGAACGGGAGCAGGAGATCAAACGCCTCGCAGAACATAATGAACAATTTAGAAACGAACTGACCTGTTATCAGAACAGTCAGGTGAATGTAGAGATCATGCTGAAAAAGAATGTAGCCTATAAACGGCTCTTTCATTACGAATGGCTCCGGCAGGACATTCAGGAATACTTGGCGAAAGGAGAATGAAATAAACAATAGATAAAAGAGAACTAAACCAAAAGAGAAAAAATATTTATGAAAGAAGTAATTGATACGGTGAGTGTAGCATTAGCGAGTGGGGAAGTGGAAGAATTGGGAGGAGCAGTGATGCAGGAAGTCAACCGCTCGTTACTATCGGCAGGAGTGAACGAAGAATGGGCTGACAAGATTGACAATCTGATAGTGCTGCTGTTTATTATCGGAATCGCTTTACTGGCTAACGTAATCTGCCGCAGGATCATCTTGCGGGTAGTGGCAAAACTGGTGAAGCAAACTAAGGCGACGTGGGATGATATCGTATTCGATCATAAGGTAATGGTACATCTTAGCAGAATGGTGGCACCGATTCTGATTTATATTGCCATTCCTATTGCTTTCCCCGAACATGCTGATTCCGGGTTGCTCGATTTCTTACGCAGGCTTTGCATGATTTATATCCTTGCAGTGTTCCTGCGGTTTGTCAGTTCGTTGTTTACTGCCATTTATCAGGTATACAGCCGGAAAGAGCAATATAGGGACAAGCCTTTGAAGGGACTTTTGCAGACGGCACAAGTCATCCTTTTCTTTATAGGGGCTATTATCATCATCAGTATTCTGATTAATCAAAGTCCGGTGGTGTTGTTGACGGGACTCGGAGCTTCTGCTGCCGTCCTGATGTTGGTATTCAAAGACAGTATTATGGGATTTGTGTCCGGTATTCAGCTTTCTGCCAACAATATGCTGAAAGTGGGCGATTGGATTACCATGCCAAAGTACGGTGCGGATGGTACGGTGATAGAAGTAACCTTGAACACCGTGAAAGTGCGCAACTTCGATAATACCATAACCACTATTCCGCCTTACCTGCTGGTTAGTGACTCTTTCCAGAACTGGCAGGGAATGCAGGAGTCCGGTGGGCGCCGCGTGAAACGCTCTATCAATATAGACATGAGCAGCGTGCGTTTCTGTACTCCGGAGATGTTGGCGAAGTATCGAAAGATACAGTTGTTGAAAGATTACGTAGACCGGACGGAGAAAGTAGTGGAAGAATATAACAAAGAACATAATATTGACAATTCAGTACTCGTAAACGGGCGTCGTCAGACAAATTTGGGCGTTTTTCGCGCTTACCTGACTAATTATCTGAAAAGCCTTCCTACCGTTAATCAGGAACTGACTTGCATGGTCCGCCAGCTCCAGCCGACGGAAACCGGTATCCCTCTGGAACTCTATTTCTTTTCGGCCAATAAAGTCTGGGTTGCCTATGAAGGCATACAGGCAGACGTATTCGATCATGTGCTTGCCATTATTCCCGAATTTGACTTGCAAGTATTCCAGAATCCTTCGGGTGCCGACCTGCGCCGGATAGGAGTAAAAATAGAGAAATAAGTATTAGAACAATAAAACACTGTTAACTATCCATTGTCATGACTACACCGTTACCAAATCAGATAATCCGCGAAATCACTCCTCTATCAGACAAGGACTGTTTTTATATTGCAGAACGTTATAAGACGGAATTTACTTATCCTATCCACAATCATTCCGAGTTTGAACTGAACTTTACCGAGAAGGCGGCGGGAGTGAGAAGGGTGGTCGGAGATTCTTCCGAAGTGATAGGCGACTATGATTTGGTCTTGATAACAGGTAAAGACCTGGAGCACGTCTGGGAACAGAACGAATGTCGTTCGAAAGAGATACGGGAGATAACGATCCAGTTTTCTTCCGATCTTTTCTTCAAGAGCTTTATCAATAAGAACCAGTTTGACTCTATCCGTCGGATGTTGGATAAGGCGCAGAAAGGACTTTGTTTCCCGATGTCCGCCATTCTTAAAATATATCCGTTGCTCGATACACTTGCTTCTGAGAAACAGGGATTCTATGCAGTAATCAAGTTTATGACGATTCTCTACGAACTCTCCCTTTTTGAAGAAGAAGCCCGCACATTGTCCAGTTCGTCTTTTGCCAAGATAGATATTCATTCGGACAGCCGCCGTGTGCAAAAGGTGCAGGAGTATATCAATGCCCATTATCAGGAGGAGATTCGCTTGGGGCAGTTGGCAGCTATGGTTGGAATGACGGATGTGTCCTTCAGTCGGTTCTTCAAACTGCGGACTGGTAAGAATCTCTCCGACTATATCATTGATATACGTCTTGGTTTTGCTTCCCGCCTGTTGGTGGATTCTACCATGTCAATAGCCGAAATCTGCTATGAGTGCGGATTCAATAATCTTTCCAACTTCAACCGGATCTTCAAAAAGAAGAAGGCTTGCTCTCCTAAAGAATTTCGTGAGAACTACCGGAAAAAGAAGAAGCTGGTTTAAGGTCCGTACATCTCTTCCATTAGTTGTTCGCAAGCTTTCTGGAGATGTTCTGAGTGGGGGCTTGTGCCACCGGCTTGTCACAGTTGTGCCATCGTGGTGTCACAGTTGTGCCAAGCCGATGTCACAGTTGTGACAGGCCGGTGTCATATCCCGGCACTGGGCTTGTCTGTCGTGTAATAATCTTGCAACCTATCTTTCAACCGATTGTATCTTCTCCGTATTACCGTTGTAACACCCACCCCCTACCTTTGCCCACGGATTTAAAACGTAGAGCAAAGTTCGATGAAAAAACTATTTCTTTTAAGATTTTCCGTTGCAGCCTTTTTTTGTATGCTGTGTGTACTTTCTTCGCTGGCTGCTAATATCAAGGTGAAAGGAGCTGTGAAAGACAAACTTTCCAAGGAGCCTTTAATCGGAGCAACGATTCGTCTGATAGGCACTCAGGCCGGAGCCGTCACTGATATGGACGGTAATTTTGAGTTAAATGCCGGTGGTGTGTTGGAAGGTATGTATGATATTGAAATAAAATATGTAGGATACAAGACCGAGGTTCGTCGCAAGGTCCGTGTGGAGAACGGCAAACTGGTGATACTGAATCTGGAACTGGAAACGGATGCACAGGAACTTGCCGATGTGGTAGTCGTAGCAAAGAAGAATCGTGAGAATGAAAATATGCTGCTGCTCGAACAGCAGAAAGCCGTCATTGCAGTGCAGTCCGTAGGGGTGAAGGAACTTTCGCGCAAAGGGGTTTCCGATGCGGAAGGCGCCGTAACCAAAGTATCAGGGGTATCCAAACAAGACGGAGTGAAGAACGTCTTTGTCCGCGGACTGGGCGACCGCTATAATGCAACCACCTTCAACGGCTTCTCCCTTCCTTCCGAAGACCCTGAATATAAGAATATCTCTCTCGACTTTTTCGGAACGGACGTCATACAGTCCGTAGGTGTCAACAAAGCCTTCAACGCAGGTGGCAGCAGTGATGTCGGCGGCGCAACGATCGACATCGTCTCCAAAGAACTGATAGGTGGCGGAAACTTCGGTATCGGCATTTCCGGCGGACTGAACACGCAAACCTTGACAGCCGATTTCCTCAAAATGGACGGGGTGGACTTTATGGGTTTTGCCAACCGCACCGAACCTGCCGACGAAAACACTTGGGGATTTAAGAATAAACTCGACCCTACCGAAAAACATCTCCAGATAAACCGGAGTTACAGCATTTCCGGTGGAAAACGTTTCTATATAGGTAAGGACAAGAATCCGCTTTCTTTCTTCCTGACCGCCGGACATACAACAGATTATCAGTATACGGACGAAGTGATACGCAATACCACTACCAGCGGCACAATCTATAAAGATATGCAGGGAAAAAAATATGCCGAGAATATCAGCCAACTGCTACTGGCCAACGTGGACTACGATATGAACAACCGTCACCACGTCAGCTATAACTTGATGATGATACACGCCGGCACGCAGTCGGTAGGCGACTACACCGGCAAGAATTCTATCTTTAGCGATGATTACGATAACTTGGGATTGACCCGCCGTCAGCAATCTAATGATAACCTTTTAATCGTCAATCAGTTGTTGACCAATTGGGGACTGACCAAATCATTAAGTCTGGATGCCGGTGCTTCCTACAATATGGTGAAAGGATACGAGCCGGACCGCCGCATCAACAATATCACGAAAGCGGAAAACGGATACACCCTGCTTCGTGGAAACTCTCAACAACGCTACTTCTCCGCACTGGACGAAGATGATATTAATGTAAAAGCAGGCTTGGTCTACCGCTTGAAAGACGATGTGGAAGAAATCTCCAATATCCGCCTCGGCTATACAGGCAGATTTGTAGACGACAGTTTCAAGGCTACGGAATACAACCTGACCGTGGAACATGCTTCCGACTTCCCTTCGCTGGATGGTTTCTCGCTTGATGATTACTATAATCGGGACAACTTATCTTCCGGCTGGTTCAAGATTCAGAAGAATGTGGACAAGTATACTGTCACCAAGAATATCCATTCGGCATACGCCGAAGCTACTTATCAGTTTACCCCGCGTTGGATTGTAAACTTGGGGTTGAAGTATGATTATGTAGATATCAATGTAGATTATAATGTGAATAGAGGCGGTTCCGAAGGAAGCAACACCATCCGGAAAGACTATTTCCTGCCCAGCCTCAATCTGAAATATAATCTGAATGAGAAACATTTCCTCCGCTTGGGGGCAAGCAAGACCTATACGCTGCCGCAAGCCAAAGAAATATCTCCTTACCGCTATGTAGGCGTGAATTTCAACAGTCAGGGAAATCCGAATCTGAAACCCTCGGACAACTATAACTTCGACCTCAAATGGGACTTCAATCCCAGCCCGACGGAACTCGTTTCGCTGACAGCTTTCTATAAACATATCAAAGATCCGATCTCCCGCATTGAAGTGGCCAGTGCCGGTGGATATCTCTCATACGAGAATATTTCGGATCGTGCAACAGTTGCCGGAGTAGAGGTGGAAATACGTAAAAACCTGTTTGTCCGTCCGTTGAGCAGTGCTGCGAACGGCATGAACAAACTCTCCTTCGGACTGAACGGTTCCTACATTTACACCAATGCGAAGATGCCTTTGGCAACCGTCACCACCGGTTCGCAACTGGAAGGAGCTGCCCCGTGGATTGCCAACTTCGACCTTTCTCACCATTTCACCCGAGACGAACGCAGTTTTGTCAATACGCTGGTTCTTAATTATGTGAGCGATAAGATTTATACGATTGGAACGCAAGGATATCAGGACATCATGGAACGGGGACTTGTCACACTCGACTTCGTCTCGCAGGTCCGGTTGAACAAATATCTCTCCCTCAACCTGAAAGCTCGCAACCTGCTGAATCCTTCCCATAAATTGAGTCGCAAAGCCAATGAGAGTGGCGAAAAGGTAGTGCTCGGCGATTATAAAAAAGGAATAAACATCAGCCTGGGAGTGTCGTGCACATTCTAAGTCCCGGCAATAGAAATAGAATAAGATAATTGATTGCAGAACTTGATTATTAACTGATTACTGAATAGAATTATTAACTAATTATTGAAGCAAAATGAAAAGATTGTTTGTGAACTTTATGACGTGTGCCGCTATGGCAACTGCACTTACGTTGGCTGCATGTAGCAGTGACAGTGACGGAGAAGGTAATGGAAACGGTAATGGTGGAAACGGAGAAGGCACAGGTAGCTCTATCGTAGTGGGCGACAACATCCTGTCCGGAACACTGACCGGCGAACAGACGCTGGAATCTAAAGAATATATCCTGAACGGAACGGTAATCGTAGCCGACGGTGGCCGCCTCAATATCCCTGCCGGAACAACGATTAAAGCTCGTGAAGGTTTCAGCAGCTATCTTTTGGTAGCACAGGGCGGTAAACTCTACGCTGATGGTACGGCAGACAAGCCGGTCATCTTTACTGCCAACACCACTTCACCCGTTTCCGGCTACTGGGGTGGTATCATTATCAATGGTAAGGCTCCTATCTCCGGTCAGAACGCCGATAAGAGCGATACGGGCTTGACGGAAATCGACAACAGTTTTAAATATGGAGGCAATGTAGATGATGATAACTCCGGTTCATTGACTTACGTGCAGATCTGTTATGCCGGGGCCCGTTCCACTGCCGATATCGAACACAACGGTCTGACACTGAATGGTGTGGGTAGCGGTACAAAGATAGAAAACATCTATGTGCTCGAAAGTGCCGATGACGCAATCGAGTTCTTCGGCGGAACGGTGAACGTAACCAATCTTCTGGCTGTAAATCCGGATGATGATATGTTCGACTTCACACAAGGATATAGCGGTACGCTGAAAAACTGCTATGGCGTATGGGAAAACGGTTATACCAGCACGGAAGCAGATCCGCGCGGCATTGAAGCGGACGGTAATCTCGACGGCTTGTATCCTACCCATCTGCGCCAGTCTGATTTCCGCGTGGAAAACATGACGATTGTGAATAATGCAGCTGATAAGGCAGACAACGTAGACCGTATGCAGGATGTGATAAAGATTCGTCGCGGTGCGAAAGCTGCTATCGTCAACGCATTGGTAAAGGGTACGGGCGGTTCAATCGACCTGATTGATATGAGCGATAGCAAGGGTGCAGGTAATGCAGATTCCAGTGTCAGCATTACAAACTCACTGAACCTGACAGGAAAGAAACTGAACGGTACATTGAATACCTTTGCCGAACCGGCAGGCAACACAGGTACGGAGGCTTCTTTGTTTACTTGGACGGGATATAATTTCTCTTCACTCTGATTCTTCAGAGTGTAGAGTTCTAATTCGAAAAAGACAGGGGGGAGAGCTTGCATTGACAAGCTTTTCCCTTTGTTTTGCTTCTCTTTGCCAATTCCTCTGTAATTAGCAATTATTTCGTATATTATATAATTGGTCTGTTTTTCTTTTTGTATATTTGTTCCTCATTATCTTATGATAAATAAAATATGCAAACAGACTACGAACGGTATATTAAAATGTCTTCTCTAGCCCAAATTGGTTGGTGGGAAGCGGATTTTGCGGCAGGGCATTATTTGTGTTCGGATTTTCTATGCGACCTCCTCGGATTAGAGGGAGATACCATTTCTTTTCGGGACTTCCAAGAATTGATACGTGAAGACTACCGTGAGCAAGTTATTCAAGAGTTCCGTGCAAACGCGAATATTCACCGGAACTTTTATGAACAAACCTTTCCCATTTACTCCAAATATGGTGAAATCTGGTTGCATACCCGTTTGGCTCTTCGTGAGAAAGGTACGGGAATCAATGGCGGTGACAAATCTTTTGGAGTTATCCAACGCGTAGAAACTCCCAAAGAGTCGGATCAAAGAGATGCTCTGAGAAGAGTAAACAGCCTGCTCCGCCGTCAGAGTTTTATCTCCCAGTCTTTGCTTCGTTTCCTTCGCGATGAAGAAATAGAATCCTGTGTCACGGAGATATTGAATGATATTTTGAATCTCTATTACGGAGAAGGACGTGTTTATATCTTCGAATATGACGAGAATCATACTCATCAGAGTTGTACATATGAAGTGGTTTCCGAAGGGGTGTCCTCGGGAAAAAACAGCCAGCAGTATCTGCCTATCGACCAAGCAAAATGGTGGACTAGGCAGATTCTCTCCGGTACGCCTATCTTGTTGGACTCGTTGAACCAGTTGCCCGAGGAGGCAGAAGAAGAATATCGTTTCCTTGATGCGCAGGGTATTTTGTCGATGATGGTGACTCCTTTAATGGCAAACGATCATATTTGGGGATATATGGGTATTGATTTAGTCAAGTCCTATCACGAATGGAGTAATGAAGATTATCAGTGGTTTTCTTCATTAGCCAATATCATTGGTCTCTGTATTGAACTGCGTAAAGCTAAAGATAAAGTAATCCGAGAACAGCTCTTTCTGAATAATCTGTTCCGTTTTATGCCAATGGGATATATACATTTATCGATCATTCGGGATGAACAGAATCGGCCTTGCGATTATAAGGTGACGGACGGCAATGATCTGGTGGTGAAGTTTTTTGGTAATTTGATTGAAGAATATAAGGGTCGTCTGGCTTCGGAGATACATCCTGATTATCTGTCAAAACTTGATCTTCTAGTTGGAGTTATGCAGGATAATACCTATAAGGAAGGAAATGAATATTTCCCCAAGACAGGAGTTTATACCCATTGGATTGTCTATTCACCGGAGAAAGATGAAGTGGTGGCCCTGTTTCTTGACACTACCCAGGCAGTGAAAGCTAACCAGGCTATGGACCGCAGTGAAAAACTATTCCAGAATATATTTGCTAATATTCCGGCGGGAGTGGAAATATACGACAAGGACGGCTATCTGGTCGATATGAACAACATGAATTTGGAGATATTCGGAGTTGTGGATAAATCGGCAGTGATGGGGATTAATTTTTTTGAGAATCCGAATGTACCCCAGCAAATACGTGACCGTGTACGAAATGAGGATTTGGTGGACTTTCGTCTCAACTATTCTTTTCAACGTGCCGAAGGTTATTATGAAACGAGTCGTTCGTCTATGATAGAGTTATATACGAAAGTTAGCAAACTATATGATAATGAAGGAAATTTCAACGGGTATATTTTGATTAATATCGATAATACCGAACGTATTGACGCAATGAACCGTATTCGCGACTTTGAGAATTTCTTCTTGATGATATCGGATTATGCTAAAGTAGGATATGCAAAGTTGAATCTTATAACCCGGAAAGGATATGCCATAAAACAATGGTATAAGAATATGGGAGAGGAGGAAGATACTCCGTTGAACGAAGTTGTTGGTATCTACCGCCACGTGCATCCGGACGACCGTCAGTATATTCTCGATTTCTATGAAGAAGTGAAGAAGGGCAACAGACGTCATTTTCAGAAAGAAATGC
The nucleotide sequence above comes from Bacteroides caccae. Encoded proteins:
- a CDS encoding DMT family transporter, which translates into the protein MDKSKNLHGHLFALTANVMWGLMAPIGKSALQEFSALSVTTFRMIGAAAAFWMLSIFCKQEHVNHRDMLKIFFASLFALVFNQGIFIFGLSMTSPIDASIVTTTLPIVTMIVAAIYLKEPITNKKVLGIFVGAMGALILILSSQAASGGNRNLIGDLLCLVAQISFSIYLTVFKGLSQQYSAVTINKWMFVYASICYIPFSYYDISTIQWTSISTVAIIQVLYVVLGGSFLAYLCIMTAQKLLRPTVVSMYNYMQPIVATIAAIIMGIGSFGWQKGLAIALVFLGVYIVTQSKSKADFEKAGREL
- a CDS encoding AAA family ATPase, with product MEQQANYIRRIEIHGLWGRFNISWDLRPDVNILSGINGVGKTTILNRSVGYLEDLSGEMKSDEKNGVRLFFDNPEATYIPYDVIRSYDRPLIMGDFTARMADKNVKSELDWQLYLLQRRYLDYQVNIGNKMIEMLSSNDEEERRKAATLSIAKRRFQDMIDELFSYTRKKIDRKRNDIAFYQDGELLFPYKLSSGEKQMLVILLTVLVQDNSHCVLFMDEPEASLHIEWQQRLISMIRELNPNVQIILTTHSPAVIMEGWLDAVTEVSDISTSLEHTFEKGCSQTKP
- a CDS encoding DUF4435 domain-containing protein; protein product: MATSLRDNLTSSYFNAAHKLYSKKARRRIIAYVESYDDVAFWRTLLEEFEDDEHYFQVMLPSATSLAKGKKMVLMNTLNTKELGRSLIACVDSDYDFLLQGATNTSRKINRNKYIFQTYTYAIENYHCFAESLHEVCVQATLNDRFILDFDAYLKRYSEIVYPLFLWNIWFYRQRDTYTFPMYDFHTYTALKEISLRHPEHSLEALQHRVNQKLSELKKRFPRIVNQVNNLRDELKELGLMPETTYLYMQGHHVMDNVVMKLLIPVCTALRREREQEIKRLAEHNEQFRNELTCYQNSQVNVEIMLKKNVAYKRLFHYEWLRQDIQEYLAKGE
- a CDS encoding mechanosensitive ion channel family protein — encoded protein: MKEVIDTVSVALASGEVEELGGAVMQEVNRSLLSAGVNEEWADKIDNLIVLLFIIGIALLANVICRRIILRVVAKLVKQTKATWDDIVFDHKVMVHLSRMVAPILIYIAIPIAFPEHADSGLLDFLRRLCMIYILAVFLRFVSSLFTAIYQVYSRKEQYRDKPLKGLLQTAQVILFFIGAIIIISILINQSPVVLLTGLGASAAVLMLVFKDSIMGFVSGIQLSANNMLKVGDWITMPKYGADGTVIEVTLNTVKVRNFDNTITTIPPYLLVSDSFQNWQGMQESGGRRVKRSINIDMSSVRFCTPEMLAKYRKIQLLKDYVDRTEKVVEEYNKEHNIDNSVLVNGRRQTNLGVFRAYLTNYLKSLPTVNQELTCMVRQLQPTETGIPLELYFFSANKVWVAYEGIQADVFDHVLAIIPEFDLQVFQNPSGADLRRIGVKIEK
- a CDS encoding AraC family transcriptional regulator, coding for MTTPLPNQIIREITPLSDKDCFYIAERYKTEFTYPIHNHSEFELNFTEKAAGVRRVVGDSSEVIGDYDLVLITGKDLEHVWEQNECRSKEIREITIQFSSDLFFKSFINKNQFDSIRRMLDKAQKGLCFPMSAILKIYPLLDTLASEKQGFYAVIKFMTILYELSLFEEEARTLSSSSFAKIDIHSDSRRVQKVQEYINAHYQEEIRLGQLAAMVGMTDVSFSRFFKLRTGKNLSDYIIDIRLGFASRLLVDSTMSIAEICYECGFNNLSNFNRIFKKKKACSPKEFRENYRKKKKLV
- a CDS encoding TonB-dependent receptor is translated as MKKLFLLRFSVAAFFCMLCVLSSLAANIKVKGAVKDKLSKEPLIGATIRLIGTQAGAVTDMDGNFELNAGGVLEGMYDIEIKYVGYKTEVRRKVRVENGKLVILNLELETDAQELADVVVVAKKNRENENMLLLEQQKAVIAVQSVGVKELSRKGVSDAEGAVTKVSGVSKQDGVKNVFVRGLGDRYNATTFNGFSLPSEDPEYKNISLDFFGTDVIQSVGVNKAFNAGGSSDVGGATIDIVSKELIGGGNFGIGISGGLNTQTLTADFLKMDGVDFMGFANRTEPADENTWGFKNKLDPTEKHLQINRSYSISGGKRFYIGKDKNPLSFFLTAGHTTDYQYTDEVIRNTTTSGTIYKDMQGKKYAENISQLLLANVDYDMNNRHHVSYNLMMIHAGTQSVGDYTGKNSIFSDDYDNLGLTRRQQSNDNLLIVNQLLTNWGLTKSLSLDAGASYNMVKGYEPDRRINNITKAENGYTLLRGNSQQRYFSALDEDDINVKAGLVYRLKDDVEEISNIRLGYTGRFVDDSFKATEYNLTVEHASDFPSLDGFSLDDYYNRDNLSSGWFKIQKNVDKYTVTKNIHSAYAEATYQFTPRWIVNLGLKYDYVDINVDYNVNRGGSEGSNTIRKDYFLPSLNLKYNLNEKHFLRLGASKTYTLPQAKEISPYRYVGVNFNSQGNPNLKPSDNYNFDLKWDFNPSPTELVSLTAFYKHIKDPISRIEVASAGGYLSYENISDRATVAGVEVEIRKNLFVRPLSSAANGMNKLSFGLNGSYIYTNAKMPLATVTTGSQLEGAAPWIANFDLSHHFTRDERSFVNTLVLNYVSDKIYTIGTQGYQDIMERGLVTLDFVSQVRLNKYLSLNLKARNLLNPSHKLSRKANESGEKVVLGDYKKGINISLGVSCTF